From the genome of Paraburkholderia largidicola:
CCGGCGCGGCGGCGCGCTCAGGTCACGCGAAATAAAGTGCCTGCGCGGATTGTTGCACGCGTGGCGGCGCGGCGGAATCGCCGCGCGTTGCCGCATGCCCGCGTGCGCGCGGCTGTCAGGCGTGCTGCTTCGTGGTCGCGCGGGCGAACCACGCGTCGATGTCGCGCGTGACGCTTTCGAGCGTGCCGGGCTCGACATGCAGGCCGAGTTTCGAACGGCGCCACAGCACGTCGCGCGCCGTCGTCGCCCATTCGGTTTCGCGCAGATAGCGCAGTTCCGCTTCATACAGCCCGGGCGCGAACTGCTGACCCAGGTCGGCGAGCGAGCGTGCCGCGCCGATCACACGTTCGGCACGTGTGCCATAAGCCCGCGCATAGCGGCGCGCGAGCGCGGCCGGCAGCCATGCATGCTGCTGCGCGAATTGCGACGCGAAGCGCTCGAAGTCCGCATGTGCGATATCGCCGCCCGGCAACGGCGCGCCCGCCGTCCAGGTCGGCTTGTCGTGCTGCAACACGCGCGCGAGATCGTCGACGGCCTCTTCCGCGAGCTTGCGAAACGTCGTGATCTTGCCGCCGAACACCGACAGCAACGGTGCTTCGCCCGTCGGCGCGTCGAGTTCGAGTTTGTAGTCACGCGTGACGGCGGACGGATTGTCCGCGTTCTCGTCCTCCAGCAGCGGGCGCACGCCGGAGTACGTCCAGTAAACATCGCGCGGCGCGATGTGCTGCTTGAAGTAACGGTTGATCGAGTCGCACAGGTACTGTGTTTCAGACGGCTCGATCGCGACTTTCGACGGATCGCCGTTGTATTCGAGGTCCGTCGTGCCGATCAGCGTGAAGTCGCGCTCGTACGGGATCGCGAAAATGATGCGTTTGTCCGGGTTCTGGAAGATGTACGCGTGATCGTGCTCGAACAGGCGGCGCGTGACGATGTGGCTGCCTTTCACGAGGCGCACGCTGTAGTTCGCTTCACGCGCGAGCGGGCCGCGCAGCAGTTCGCCAACCCACGGGCCGGCGGCGTTCGCGATCGAACGCGCGCGCACTGTCAAAGTGGAGCCGTCCGCGCGCAGCAGTTGCGCATGCCATTCGCCATTCGCGCGCGTCGCGGCGGTGAGCTTCGTGCGCGTCAGAATGGTCGCGCCACGCTCTTGCGCGTCGAGCGCGTTCAGGACGACCAGACGCGCGTCGTCGACCCAGCCGTCCGAATAGACGAAGCCGCGTTTGATCGAGTCGATCAGCGGCTTGCCCGCCGGATGCTTGCGCATGTCGATACCGCGCGAGCCGGGCAGCAGTTCGCGGCGGGCGAGGTGATCGTAGAGAAAGAGCCCGGCACGGATCAGCCAGGCGGGCCGCAGATCGGGCATATGCGGCATCACGAAGCGCAGCGGCCACATGATGTGCGGCGCGGCGCGCAACAGCGTCTCGCGTTCCTGCAGCGCCTTGCGCACGAGCCCAAACTCGCGGTATTCCAGATAGCGCAGGCCGCCGTGAATCAGCTTGGTGCTGGCCGACGACGTATGCGCAGCCAGATCGTCCTGTTCGCACAGCAGCACGGACAGGCCACGGCCCGCTGCGTCGCGCGCGATGCCCGCGCCGTTGATCCCGCCGCCGACGACGAGCAGGTCGTAAATGGAGTCTTGCGTCACCCGGAATGCCCCTGACGGAGGAAATAGTAGGGTTGATGTAAAGTCGTAATGTTCGTTTTCGAAACTTTAATGAACATATTCGAAAAAGTAAAGTTCGACTTGCCTTGGATTGGTGCGCGATTCTGCGCGCCGGTGGCACGTTTTCCGCGCGCAGACGATACTTCCAGCAACGAGCCGGATGGCGGCGATACGAGGTGAATTTCATGCGTGGACTCTGGAAGACGGGCGCGGCGGCGCTGTCGATCGCGGTCGTGCTGGCGGGATGCGTCAGCACGCCGAGCCTGAACGGAACGCTGGGCGCGCCGTCGTTCGCGGATCTGCAGGCGATGTGCGGGAGCCAGCCGGCCGACTACGGCAGCGACGCGCAATCGGTCTACGTGACGCTGTTCGACGCCTATGTGGCTAACCGGCGCGGCGGGTTGTCGAAGGCGGACTACTGCGCGTTCCAGACGGCGCTGGCGCAGCGCTACGCGGCGCAGGGCGCGAGCACGGACCCGCAGGCGCGCCGTCAGTGGGTAGAGTTCTTCAATGCGCAGCGCGTGAAGGCGCTGAGCTGGCGCGCAGCCGTCGATCCGACGCTGCGCAGCGGCTGAGGCGCGCGGGCGCGTCGTCGTTTAACGATGGGCGGCCCAAGCCTGAAAACATAAAGACGGCCAGGCGGGCAAGCCGCGTGACCGTCCAGGCGTCCGTATGCTCGCGTGTC
Proteins encoded in this window:
- the glpD gene encoding glycerol-3-phosphate dehydrogenase; amino-acid sequence: MTQDSIYDLLVVGGGINGAGIARDAAGRGLSVLLCEQDDLAAHTSSASTKLIHGGLRYLEYREFGLVRKALQERETLLRAAPHIMWPLRFVMPHMPDLRPAWLIRAGLFLYDHLARRELLPGSRGIDMRKHPAGKPLIDSIKRGFVYSDGWVDDARLVVLNALDAQERGATILTRTKLTAATRANGEWHAQLLRADGSTLTVRARSIANAAGPWVGELLRGPLAREANYSVRLVKGSHIVTRRLFEHDHAYIFQNPDKRIIFAIPYERDFTLIGTTDLEYNGDPSKVAIEPSETQYLCDSINRYFKQHIAPRDVYWTYSGVRPLLEDENADNPSAVTRDYKLELDAPTGEAPLLSVFGGKITTFRKLAEEAVDDLARVLQHDKPTWTAGAPLPGGDIAHADFERFASQFAQQHAWLPAALARRYARAYGTRAERVIGAARSLADLGQQFAPGLYEAELRYLRETEWATTARDVLWRRSKLGLHVEPGTLESVTRDIDAWFARATTKQHA